A stretch of Halomonas elongata DSM 2581 DNA encodes these proteins:
- a CDS encoding BKACE family enzyme produces MNRNVILTCAVTGAGDTTGKNPNVPVTPKQIADNCIEAARAGASVAHIHVRDPETGGISHSLDHFREVMERVREADTDIVMNITAGGGGDWIPDAEDPTRGGPGTDIQTPAQRHEPVGELLPELCTLDCGSLNFGDMVYINTADWLREHARLVQAAGVKPELECFDLGHVWFARQLQQEGLLDGDPLYQLCLGIPWGAEADTETMLAMRNKLPENANWAAFGIGRHQMPMVAQAALLGGHARVGLEDNLMLEKGVLATNGQLVEKASGIIENLGGRIMTPAETRAHLALRDPGTGQIVGGAA; encoded by the coding sequence ATGAACCGCAACGTCATCCTGACCTGCGCCGTCACCGGCGCCGGCGACACCACCGGCAAGAACCCCAACGTGCCGGTGACCCCCAAGCAGATCGCCGACAACTGCATCGAGGCCGCACGCGCCGGGGCCAGTGTGGCGCACATCCATGTTCGCGATCCGGAAACCGGTGGCATCAGCCACTCCCTGGATCACTTCCGCGAAGTGATGGAACGCGTCCGCGAGGCGGACACCGATATCGTCATGAACATCACCGCCGGTGGCGGCGGCGACTGGATTCCCGACGCCGAGGACCCGACACGCGGCGGTCCAGGCACCGACATCCAGACACCGGCCCAGCGTCACGAGCCGGTGGGTGAACTGCTGCCGGAACTCTGCACCCTGGACTGCGGCAGCCTGAACTTCGGCGACATGGTCTACATCAACACTGCCGACTGGCTGCGCGAACACGCTCGTCTGGTACAGGCCGCCGGCGTCAAACCCGAGCTCGAGTGCTTCGATCTCGGCCATGTCTGGTTCGCCCGCCAGCTCCAGCAGGAAGGGCTGCTCGACGGCGACCCGCTGTACCAGCTCTGCCTGGGCATTCCCTGGGGCGCCGAGGCCGATACCGAAACCATGCTGGCCATGCGCAACAAGCTGCCGGAAAACGCCAACTGGGCGGCCTTCGGCATCGGGCGCCATCAGATGCCGATGGTCGCCCAGGCAGCACTGCTCGGCGGCCACGCCCGGGTCGGTCTGGAGGACAACCTCATGCTGGAGAAAGGCGTGCTGGCCACCAACGGCCAACTCGTCGAGAAGGCCTCCGGCATCATCGAGAATCTCGGTGGTCGCATCATGACACCGGCCGAAACCCGTGCTCACCTGGCGCTGCGCGATCCCGGCACCGGCCAGATCGTCGGAGGTGCAGCATGA
- a CDS encoding Fe2+-dependent dioxygenase: protein MILCIDQVIPTELLRQTRAALADTDFHDGRETAGWHARTVKNNQQANGHHPEIARLRQAITEELNRHLLFRMAARPKRMKPLMFSRYEPGMDYGNHVDDAIMPTPEGAMRTDLSFTLFLEEPEHYEGGELLIDNTAGEQTYKLPAGALVLYPSSTLHRVEPVTEGRRLAAVGWVQSQVRDPQQREILFDLDTTRRQIFEQSGKTRHFDLISKSLTNLLRMWADI from the coding sequence ATGATCCTGTGCATCGATCAAGTCATCCCGACGGAGCTGCTCCGGCAGACACGTGCCGCCCTGGCCGATACCGATTTTCACGATGGACGCGAAACCGCCGGCTGGCATGCCAGAACCGTCAAGAACAACCAGCAGGCCAATGGCCATCATCCCGAGATCGCCAGGCTACGACAGGCCATCACCGAGGAACTGAACCGCCATCTCCTCTTCCGGATGGCGGCCCGTCCCAAGCGCATGAAACCGCTGATGTTCAGCCGCTATGAACCCGGCATGGACTATGGCAACCATGTCGACGATGCCATCATGCCGACCCCCGAGGGCGCCATGCGCACCGACCTGTCCTTCACGCTCTTCCTCGAAGAACCGGAACACTACGAAGGCGGCGAATTGCTGATCGACAACACGGCCGGCGAGCAGACCTACAAGCTGCCTGCCGGTGCACTGGTTCTCTATCCTTCCTCGACCCTGCATCGAGTCGAGCCCGTCACTGAAGGACGCCGTCTCGCGGCGGTGGGTTGGGTCCAGAGCCAGGTACGCGATCCGCAACAGCGCGAGATCCTGTTCGACCTGGACACCACACGGCGCCAGATATTCGAGCAGAGCGGCAAG
- a CDS encoding BCCT family transporter, which translates to MTSTDYMVTELSQKGLFQGMHKGMTLTSAALVLAFVLFTGLGPQLAGEIFGTARTWIESTFSGYYLVTVMLLMAVCAFIVVSRFGSIRLGSDDSRPEFSNFAWFSMLFSAGIGIGILFFGVAEPVFYLDDSGAFGYPNNPHADMAGATAIGHERAIDALRVSVFHWGLHGWAIYVIVGMSLAYFAYRRGLPLALRSALYPFIGERIYGPIGHLVDILGVLGCVFGVATSLGLGVSQMAVGLQRLVGISDGLDTQLILIAGISLISILSAVSGVQKGIKIISELNIWVSVLVVGAFLLGGPTLWLVQAFGATLLDYAANFIPMGLWYADEPGPAAWQQAWTIFYWGWWLAWAPFVGLFIARISRGRTLREFVLGVLLVPTLIIFVWLVIFGGNALYQELHAAGGPGSAGIIELVNAWNLPAALFASADGIAGTGTLGWTLSALMVFLLMSWFVTSSDSGTLVLTTILSLGNDHPPRRFRVFWGVVIGLVAAVLLVAGGLKALQTALIAAALPLSVVILVMTAGVLVSLLQESRRPRVVRE; encoded by the coding sequence ATGACATCGACGGACTACATGGTGACCGAACTGTCGCAGAAAGGTCTTTTCCAGGGAATGCACAAGGGAATGACCCTGACCTCCGCCGCCCTGGTCCTGGCCTTCGTGCTGTTCACCGGCCTCGGTCCTCAACTGGCTGGCGAGATATTCGGCACAGCACGCACCTGGATCGAAAGCACCTTCAGCGGCTACTACCTGGTGACCGTCATGCTGTTGATGGCGGTCTGCGCTTTCATCGTTGTCAGCCGCTTCGGCAGTATCCGACTGGGCAGCGACGACAGCCGCCCCGAGTTCAGTAATTTCGCCTGGTTCTCGATGCTGTTCTCCGCCGGCATCGGGATCGGCATTCTCTTCTTCGGTGTCGCCGAACCGGTCTTCTACCTGGACGACAGCGGCGCCTTCGGCTATCCCAACAATCCCCACGCCGACATGGCCGGCGCCACCGCCATCGGCCACGAGCGCGCCATCGACGCCCTGCGCGTCTCGGTGTTTCACTGGGGACTGCACGGCTGGGCCATCTACGTCATCGTCGGCATGTCACTGGCCTATTTCGCCTATCGGCGTGGCCTGCCCCTTGCCTTGCGATCGGCCCTGTACCCCTTCATCGGCGAGCGCATCTACGGTCCCATCGGCCACCTGGTCGACATTCTCGGCGTGCTCGGCTGCGTATTCGGCGTCGCCACCTCCCTGGGGCTCGGCGTCAGCCAGATGGCCGTCGGCCTGCAGCGCCTGGTGGGAATCAGCGACGGTCTGGATACTCAGCTCATCCTGATCGCCGGCATCTCACTCATCTCCATCCTCTCAGCAGTGTCCGGCGTGCAGAAGGGCATCAAGATCATCTCCGAACTCAACATCTGGGTCTCGGTGCTGGTGGTCGGCGCCTTCCTGCTGGGCGGCCCCACCCTGTGGCTGGTCCAGGCTTTCGGCGCGACCCTGCTCGACTACGCCGCCAACTTCATCCCCATGGGCCTTTGGTATGCCGACGAGCCCGGGCCGGCCGCCTGGCAGCAGGCCTGGACCATCTTCTACTGGGGCTGGTGGCTGGCCTGGGCCCCCTTCGTCGGCCTGTTCATCGCGCGCATCTCGCGAGGCCGCACCCTGCGCGAATTCGTGCTCGGCGTGCTGCTGGTGCCGACCCTGATCATCTTCGTCTGGCTGGTGATCTTCGGCGGCAACGCACTCTATCAGGAACTTCATGCCGCAGGCGGACCCGGCAGCGCCGGCATCATCGAGCTGGTCAATGCCTGGAACCTGCCGGCCGCACTCTTCGCCAGCGCCGACGGCATCGCCGGCACCGGCACTTTGGGCTGGACTCTGTCGGCACTGATGGTGTTTCTGCTGATGAGCTGGTTCGTCACCTCGTCGGATTCCGGCACCCTGGTACTGACCACCATCCTGTCGCTCGGCAACGACCATCCTCCGCGGCGCTTTCGGGTCTTCTGGGGCGTGGTGATCGGCCTGGTGGCCGCCGTACTGCTGGTTGCCGGCGGCCTCAAGGCACTGCAGACGGCCCTGATCGCTGCCGCTCTGCCGTTGAGCGTGGTCATTCTGGTCATGACCGCCGGCGTGCTGGTTTCGTTGCTGCAGGAATCTCGCCGGCCGCGCGTGGTGAGAGAGTGA
- a CDS encoding thioesterase family protein, with translation MALLETRVDPQWVDYNGHMNDAEYARAFSLAVEALMDRLGLDESGRARHGYTLYTLETHLCYRREAHEGQALHLEVTLLERDAKRLHVFFEMRDDEHNLLATSEQMLMGIDSQAGRPAPFPAEVDAAVEILPRAEPDAWPELAGRRIGLPPAKR, from the coding sequence ATGGCTCTGCTCGAGACCCGTGTCGACCCGCAGTGGGTCGACTACAACGGCCACATGAACGATGCCGAGTACGCCCGAGCCTTTTCCCTGGCGGTGGAAGCGCTGATGGACCGGCTCGGCCTCGACGAGAGCGGCCGGGCACGCCATGGCTACACCCTCTACACCCTGGAGACGCATCTGTGCTATCGCCGCGAGGCTCACGAGGGCCAGGCACTGCACCTCGAGGTGACACTGCTCGAGCGTGACGCCAAGCGCCTGCATGTCTTCTTCGAAATGCGGGACGACGAGCACAACCTGCTGGCCACCAGCGAGCAGATGCTGATGGGGATCGACAGCCAGGCCGGGCGGCCAGCCCCCTTCCCGGCCGAGGTGGACGCGGCCGTCGAGATACTGCCCCGGGCCGAGCCCGATGCCTGGCCGGAGCTTGCCGGCCGACGCATCGGCCTGCCCCCGGCCAAGCGCTGA
- a CDS encoding L-carnitine dehydrogenase, with product MSYQLSVIGTGVIGNGWIARALAQGWDVVAFDPAPEAAERTHAFVANAWPSLEALGLAEGSSPSRLRFVDSLEAAIEGADLIQENVPERLELKREILAALDAAAAPGAIIGSSTSGFKPSDLQRDCTRAPGRVIVAHPFNPVYLLPLVELVGGEATVPAQLDTARTLYQALDMRPLVVRREIEGHIADRLMEALWREALHLVNDGVATTEEIDAAVVYGCGLRWSLMGTFLTFHLAGGDQGMRHMLEQFGPALKLPWTKLEAPELTGELIDKVVEGCEHQAAGRPVDELDRRRDDFLVELLGLVKKYWPEAEGLEGRI from the coding sequence ATGAGCTACCAACTGAGCGTCATCGGTACCGGCGTCATCGGCAATGGCTGGATCGCCCGGGCTCTCGCCCAGGGCTGGGATGTGGTGGCCTTCGACCCGGCTCCCGAGGCCGCTGAACGTACCCACGCCTTCGTCGCCAATGCCTGGCCCTCGCTTGAGGCACTGGGTCTCGCCGAAGGGTCGAGCCCTTCCCGGCTGCGCTTCGTCGACAGCCTGGAGGCCGCCATCGAGGGCGCTGACTTGATCCAGGAGAACGTGCCGGAACGGCTCGAACTCAAGCGCGAGATCCTCGCCGCCCTGGACGCCGCCGCCGCACCGGGCGCGATCATCGGCTCCTCTACATCCGGCTTCAAGCCCAGCGACCTGCAACGCGACTGCACCAGGGCACCGGGACGCGTGATCGTCGCCCACCCCTTCAACCCGGTCTATCTGCTGCCGCTGGTGGAGTTGGTGGGCGGCGAGGCGACGGTGCCCGCACAGCTCGACACCGCCCGTACGCTCTATCAGGCACTGGACATGCGCCCGCTGGTGGTTCGCCGCGAGATCGAGGGCCACATCGCCGACCGGCTGATGGAAGCGCTGTGGCGCGAGGCGTTGCACCTGGTCAACGACGGCGTGGCAACCACCGAGGAAATCGACGCCGCCGTGGTCTATGGCTGCGGCCTGCGCTGGTCGCTGATGGGCACCTTCCTGACCTTCCATCTGGCGGGAGGCGACCAGGGCATGCGCCACATGCTCGAACAGTTCGGCCCCGCCCTGAAACTGCCGTGGACCAAGCTCGAGGCGCCGGAGTTGACCGGTGAGCTGATCGACAAGGTCGTCGAGGGCTGCGAGCACCAGGCAGCGGGCCGTCCGGTGGACGAACTCGACCGTCGCCGCGACGACTTCCTCGTCGAGCTGCTCGGCCTGGTGAAGAAGTACTGGCCCGAAGCGGAAGGCCTGGAGGGCAGGATCTGA
- a CDS encoding alpha/beta hydrolase fold domain-containing protein, producing MQIDAFRRRFERGLDALAGLPIEAARRRYDTLCTGFAPADPAGMAITDERIAGIEVRRFQPAAAGRGPVLYAHGGGWNLGSVRSHHGIAADLAERLGCDVISVDYRLLPEASYAEALDDCRRVTEACAPTALVGDSAGGRLVMDVARLSPWRGVLGLIYPPVGRPTLQTLGPDAPLLSRDDILTLWRAIVDDVPMPDDDSPPAASLEVLTVEHDPLTRPLESAISAWRRTGTDIGYRCAPGMLHGALHAHASLDAMHAAWHDFCLALGRRVE from the coding sequence ATGCAGATCGATGCCTTTCGTCGCCGCTTCGAGCGCGGCCTCGACGCCCTCGCCGGACTGCCCATCGAGGCGGCCCGGCGGCGGTACGACACGCTTTGCACCGGCTTCGCTCCCGCCGACCCCGCCGGCATGGCCATCACCGACGAGCGCATCGCCGGCATTGAGGTACGACGCTTCCAGCCAGCCGCCGCCGGCAGAGGTCCGGTTCTCTATGCCCACGGCGGTGGCTGGAACCTCGGCTCGGTGCGCAGTCATCACGGCATCGCCGCCGACCTTGCCGAACGACTGGGCTGCGACGTGATCAGCGTCGACTATCGACTGCTCCCGGAGGCCTCCTACGCCGAGGCCCTCGACGACTGTCGACGGGTGACCGAGGCCTGTGCCCCCACGGCCCTGGTCGGCGACAGTGCCGGCGGACGGCTGGTCATGGATGTCGCTCGGCTGTCGCCCTGGCGCGGCGTACTGGGGCTGATCTACCCACCGGTGGGCCGGCCGACTCTGCAGACTTTAGGACCGGACGCACCGCTGCTCTCGCGGGACGACATCCTGACCCTGTGGCGCGCCATCGTCGACGACGTGCCGATGCCGGACGACGACTCACCACCGGCCGCGTCCCTCGAAGTGCTGACGGTGGAACACGACCCGCTCACACGACCGCTCGAGTCGGCCATCTCCGCCTGGCGTCGCACCGGCACCGACATCGGTTATCGGTGTGCCCCAGGCATGCTGCATGGAGCCCTGCACGCCCATGCAAGCCTCGACGCCATGCATGCAGCCTGGCATGACTTCTGCCTGGCGCTGGGTCGACGAGTGGAATGA